Below is a genomic region from Drosophila kikkawai strain 14028-0561.14 chromosome X, DkikHiC1v2, whole genome shotgun sequence.
gttttgttttctgcGACTTCCGTTTCATTTTTCGCGAGTGTTTTTTGTCGGTTATATAAGTGGACACAGGCACACGGGAAACACATATAAATTATTCTACGAAAGGATACAAACAAAGTGAGAAAATGGAACACAACTGTCTCTTGTCGCCCACCACATTTGCATGCTATTTTTCTAAAGTAAAAATGTGGGTCTCCATGACGGCCAGGTCCTTTCGAGAGTTGGGATCAAAATCAAAGCCTCACCTGCATTGTCCTGGCAACTAAAACCCAAACTAATTGCTACCACCAGTCGCTGGGGGGTAATGTGTAAAAATTCCATTACACTGCATTAGTTGGTGGGTGGAAAATCTGAGAGGGGGGGCCGGGGGCCAAGGGGCTCTAAAAAGGACTTTCAGTTGATTGATTTATTGTGTGTGCCCAGTCACGCATATCCCATAGCTGTCATAGTGTTGGTGACCATGTGcccctgtgtgtgtgcctgtttgtgtctgtgtgcCAGTTTCCCTTTTGCATGATTTGATTGATGGCAAAATggcagagagaaaaaatatatagaggtTAAGTTATGACATGCTGTTGCATGCATTTGTAGCTCAATTTTTGTATGTTATACTTAAGAATCTAGGAATATTTCgttaaataattaagcaaACAGTTTTCaactttataattttgatgccttaatattttttatattaaaaataagaattttctagaaaagttttaaactatattaaaaaaaaattacaattttttccGGATAATacttttgttaaatattttttctctctgtgcacgCATGCAATGTGTACGATTATTATTAGTAATTACGTACTATGTATTTCACTCAACAAAAGCAGCTAGCAGCACTGCGATGGCGTCTACTACTAATGCACCGTTATCACCAGCAATTAAGCACTAACAAAAGCACCAAAAAGACAAACAAAAGAAACAGTTACTCTGAGAAAACTTTTAAACTGCAACTAATATTCAAACACGAcgataaacaacaacaacaatagcaaggGGAAGGCAGAATGCTCTTTATTTAGCGGCCAGAAAGTATGCAACGAAAAATGTCCAGCGAACTGTTAGTTACCTGAACGCAACACCAGGCGGCGCTAAGGaagagagcgagcgagcgagagagagagagttggcGGATAATTAGAgaaaacggaaacggaaacacagcacacacacacagacacaaacaaacacatgCACAGCACCCCTAGACACACATAGAATACCGCCTCTAATAAatcaagaaataataattataataataataaaccgCAATCATGGCCAACACAGCACAGTTATTGCGTCGCCAGAGCTCCCGGGATATAGTCCTTAAAAGCCAGAAAAGCATTGATCAGCTGGAATTGAGggtaaattgaattaaattataatttttatatttcatatttatttaaaaatctcgATTTTAGGAACTGCGCGGCCGCTTGGTACCCAAGGAACATGGCGTCAGCCATCACCATCACACGTCGCTGCATCTGCACCAGCCACTTTATGGAGCCACCAATCAGGGCTTTATGTCCGATGCCTTCGATGAGTCCTCGGAACTGGAACAGGATCCGCCGCCCTTTGGCTCCGAGGCAAGCACCTCCAAGGCCAAGGCCGAGCTGGTGGCCAATGCTGCGGCGGCGGATCAGCAACAGGACATTGTGGAGGGCGAGAAGGAGGGCGAGGAGCGTGAGAGCTGGGACAGCAAGATAATGTTCCTGCTGGCCACCATTGGGTaaactaaattatatatttaatatatttatattacttaatgttaatgttaatttattttagctATGCCGTTGGTCTTGGCAACGTGTGGCGCTTCCCGTATCTGGCCCAAAAGAATGGCGGTGGTGCCTTCCTGGTGCCCTACTTCATCATGCTGTGCATCCAGGGTATACCCATCTTTTACCTGGAACTGGCCATTGGCCAGCGTTTGCGCAAGGGCGCCATCGGTGTCTGGAGCCAGGTGTCACCATATTTGGGCGGCATTGGCATCTCCTCGGCGGTGGTCAGCTATATAGTGGCTTTGTACTACAACACGATAATTGCCTGGTGCCTGATCTATCTGCTGCACAGCTTCGAGTCACCGCTACCGTGGGCGGACTGCCCCACGCGACTCTACTCCAACTATACGTACGACCATGAGCCGGAGTGTGTGGCCTCGTCGCCGACGCAGTTCTATTGGTATCGCACCACGTTGCAGTGCTCGGAGAGCGTTGACCTGCCGGAGAACTTTAACTATCACATGGCCATTGCGTTGATTGTCTCCTGGTTTCTGGTCTACATATGCATGGTCCAGGGTATAACGTCGTCGGGCAAAATTGTCTATATGACGGCCATCTTTCCGTACGTTGTCCTCATCATCTTCTTCTTTCGCGGGATCACGCTGAAGGGAGCCGCCGATGGGGTGGCCCATCTGTTTACGCCGCGATGGGAGACACTGCTGGATCCGGTGGTGTGGCTGGAGGCAGGCACCCAGATCTTCTTCTCGCTGGGCTTGGCCTTTGGCGGTCTGATTGCCTTCAGTTCGTATAATCCGGCGAATAATAATTGCTACAGGGACGCCATACTTGTGTCGCTGACAAATTGTGGCACTTCGATGTTTGCGGGAGTTGTGGTATTTTCGGTCATCGGATTCAAGGCCACGGCCACGTTTGATCGATGCACCGAGGAGAGGAACGGATTGATATCGCAGAACAAGACAACCAACCTGCCGGTGTGTGATTTGCAAACGGAGTTGGCCAATGTGAGTGGGGATTTTTTGATTAGTAGTAGTTGTAGATCTATATAAATCTTAGACATTAGATAAGAAAGTTTAGAAGGAATTGGAATAACTTGAAATTCTCAAATTTCAATCCTTAAATATTTCACAGCATACTTTTGGACTCtctttaaatagattttttgtAAAGAtttacagaaatatttatataaaatatttatttataatatatattatattcttaagataaaataatatagtGGAGACTTGAAATCACTTGAAGTTcggcctaaaagtatgctatcaAATAATATATCCTTGAATTTCAGCCCATTttcaaaactaattaaaaaagagtACAAAAGTCATGCTATTTATCAATTAGTTTCAAATACATtcttataataatttctttaatgtatataattatttataactaaTTCTAAGCGTTTTTTGTTGACCTACTTTCACAGAGTGCTTCGGGCACTGGACTGGCCTTTATTATATTCACGGAGGCGATCAATCAATTTCCGGGCGCCCAGCTCTGGGCCGTCCTTTTCTTCCTCATGCTGTTTACCCTGGGCATCGATTCGCAGTTTGGAACACTGGAGGGTGTGGTCACCTCGCTGGTGGACATGAAGCTCTTTCCCAACCTGCCCAAGGAATATATAGTGGGGGTATACATGCACTCCGattataattaaaaccaaatatttaatataatctCTTCGCTTTCCCCGACAGGCTTTGTGCTTTTCCTGCTGCCTGATTTCCATGTGCTTTGCCAACGGTGCCGGCAGCTACATCTTTCAGCTGATGGACAGCTTTGCCGGCAACTTTCCGCTGCTGATCATCGCCCTCTTCGAGTGCCTATCGATTAGCTATATCTATGGTGTGCGCCGATTCTCGGATGACATCGAAATGATGACCGGCTCGCGGCCCAATTTCTATTGGATGTTCTGCTGGAAGTATCTGTCCCCCTGTGCCATGGTCACCATCCTTCTGGCCTCGTTCTATCAGCTGCTAACCGAGGGCAGCAGCTACCCTGCCTGGATTGCCGCCAAAGGATCCACCGAGTCCATGGAGTGGCCACACTGGTGCATTGTCATTGCCTTCTTCTTGATACTCTCGTCCATCCTGTGGATACCAATTGTGGCGATTTTGCGGTAAGAAAGGGAAAAACTCCTTTGCGAATAATGACCTAGAAATTCAGTGAGACCCTAGTTCCATTTATAgcaaagtttatttaaaaaaaaaccatgtACAAACTTCCTGCTAAActtgaatataattttatatatataatttttaaattttcatagCCTTTGCGGCATCAAGGTGGTGGAGGATTCGGATCCTGCCTGGTTTCCCGAGGCGGAACTGAAGGAAGTCCATGGCATTGTGCCACACGAGCCAACCGAACTGGAGCGTAGCATTTTCTGCTTCAACATGGATGGAACGGAGGGCATGTGCTGCCCCAAATATGGTCTCCCCGAGAAGTccctggaggaggaggagtaaaCGTGACAATAACCGAAATAGAAACCGATGAAATCGTAATGTAAATATGGACAATaactaagcacacacactcaccgaCGTTGGGCGGCGTCGATATCAAAGAAAACACTCCTATATATGGTCCCAAAgactgttaaaaaaaaaagaaacgaaaacgaaaacgaaaacaaaaatacaaagagaaaccacaaaaacaataaggaaaataggaaaataaaaacaaaataaagataGCAATAGTAACAACAGGAACGGTGAAAACTCGACGCTGGATGCGCGGTTTCATTCAAGCAGAAAGCTAATCgtagaaaagaaaaaatgaaagaaaaatgaagaaaaatcgATAGAGAAATATTTCCGCATAACTTCATTAGCATGTGGCAAAATCGTAATCATAAAATCATAATTATACCGGTATTATGATTATCGCTTTCCATTTGCCAGGCCAGCCCTTGTAGGGGCTCTACATATCCGATTTCGTATAGCCATATTTGATTTCGAGCCCAAGAAGAGAAACCAACTGTAACTTGctgactatatatatatacatacatatacgaTATACACAATAACTACTGTATGCTATTGATTTCGACTCGATTAATGTTAAGCCATAACCATATCATGCGGGCATTGGGCACCACCTataatatactatatactatatatattatcagCTATATACCTATATTCATTCTCTGTTGTGATCAGCTCTTGGCTTTCTgtgtttattgttgttatCGAGGATACTGTTGCTCATATCACATCCGAAACTATGCTAGCCAAACTTTAAAGTCTCAGTGTTATAGGGAACGATGggggatatatatattatgttttGCTCCAATCGAAAGTTATACCACATTACTTGTTGACCGCCATAACATAGCTCTCCACTCCACTGTACTTATGATCTACACACTCGAGATTAGTTAGGAACTGGGGATCGCATCTATAGGGGAGTATATCcctagatatatatatatatttacatttacatttacatttacatttaacaAAACGCAAACGCAACCGTTCAACTAgcccaaaaaagaaatacaaatgaaaatatatggaAGAGGAGgaactctatatatatatacatatacataactGGAGAAGGCTTAACGAAACGACTCACGATATCATTCCATCATGGACGAActattatacaaattaatgaaaaatatataagcctatatagtatatatttgtgTCTGTTGAAATTTGGTTAGAGGGTGGCTGGGTTACAGTTGGGGGTTAAGTTTTAACCTTTAACCTTAAGCAGACACCCGATAGCAATTGATTTCGCTGTATTATAAATTCAACATTTATTTGtggtatatttatacatatacatcgatatatatattatatacatctATTTAGAAGGAaagaacaaatatatattatacatgtATTAAGTGTTATTGATGTTGACAATAAAAGAAACCCATAAGAAACGAGttttaaacaaagaaaaatgaaTAAGAAACAAGTGAGATATAGACAAACTTCCGATACACACACAACCACCCACAGTttgctaaaaacaaaacaaaaaaaatagagtATGATAAAAGCAAAAcgtataaatacatataaatatatttacggCGAAGCAATAATTATTAGATTCGATATTATTCCGATTATTGTTGTTATCGATTATTTTGCTCGCTCTCGAAAATGTCTCGTAATTGATGTAAAACTCACTCATTCGTACTGATCATGATAATGCTAATAATTTACTAATATTTAATTCGCAACTGATAAATTATAAAGAGAATTCCAACTAAAAATgacaataaacaatataaaactaagacttgaattgtatttgaatttttccagGGCTTCTTTTGtcttaagtttttatttttcaattttaagttATGTTTTTTAAAGTCTATGTAGATTATAATTTCCAAGAATTATATGAAATCTCCATAAATTATGAAGCTTGGTCAGCACTTAACAGCAGTAACTACACTGaggtaatttattattatttttttgtttgaaattttaatgtttattatacAATAATTAAACTTATTACTAAGCTTAACatacttaaattaatttaaatacctaccaataattttatataattttaggaTCGCCAGAGATGAAGCTGGAGAAGCGAGCAGATGGAAGGACAGACCTCAACCGGATGGCAGTAGAGGACGGTGAtcggatcttggctccgggctATATGAATGCCTGCAGCAGGCGtagataattaaaatatttataaatacaatttaaatatgtaaatgtaattgatggaacacacaaatatgaatcaataaaagatgGAGAAATCAATGTACAATTTTTTGGTAaaggcggcatttatttgggatcgtttaaggaaaaatttaattattttgaaagtaaaatctaaattttttctgaattttaaacatttttttcggatgttttacaatttttctaactttttctaaatttttaaaatttgtctgaatttttaacatttttttttcatattttttatattgatttttttttataatttttaaaattttttttaatattttaactgccaaatttgaatttgaacttaactgccaaatttgaatttgaatttacctgccaaatttgaatttgaatttaacgacgatcagtttcagtgtgaccAGGATTATGTCCCCgctaacttgcgccggctcccaaatggtttgaaacttggactttttataacagtttataccagttttcagttgcttgctgctgatttctgttcgcctgttaccccaatttgggaaacgggcaatttgcatggaaatgatcggaaatttggattggctgctgtagggatgttgttgtaaaaaggttgttgttgccatcaagctgttgttgtcggcaacaaataggtataaatgcataaaatgaaatataactgtttataccaattattatttttgcccaaaagtttttataacagtttataccagttttcagttgcttgctgctggtttctgttcgcctgttaccccagatTGGGCAACGGCCAAATTGGATGGAaatttttgctcacttgcatcagtgatgctcatctgcatcagtgatgctcatctggctatgtTTCAATATTGGGGGGCAATAAagtcgggcttaatggcagagatgctcatgtgcatcagagatgctcatctagcttttttttttgcactatTGGCAGAGAATGACATCTCACTAgctaccagtgatgctcatctagctattttgcctTATTggaacaaaatggcatctcaattactgccagtgatgctcatccagctattttgcaatatttgatgtttttttttcattgtcCACCGCAAGCCTGTTTAAATtatcccacccaaaaaaaaaccgcatcctcctcataactcaaaaataacacattttttacggttttttatttatttcagctttaaatatataaaagaataaataaaagaagaaaaggtgAGGCATGTGGGAATGTCGGAGGTCGTTCCCAGTGGTTTTTGCTCGGTCTTAGTG
It encodes:
- the LOC108085752 gene encoding sodium-dependent neutral amino acid transporter B(0)AT3 — protein: MANTAQLLRRQSSRDIVLKSQKSIDQLELRELRGRLVPKEHGVSHHHHTSLHLHQPLYGATNQGFMSDAFDESSELEQDPPPFGSEASTSKAKAELVANAAAADQQQDIVEGEKEGEERESWDSKIMFLLATIGYAVGLGNVWRFPYLAQKNGGGAFLVPYFIMLCIQGIPIFYLELAIGQRLRKGAIGVWSQVSPYLGGIGISSAVVSYIVALYYNTIIAWCLIYLLHSFESPLPWADCPTRLYSNYTYDHEPECVASSPTQFYWYRTTLQCSESVDLPENFNYHMAIALIVSWFLVYICMVQGITSSGKIVYMTAIFPYVVLIIFFFRGITLKGAADGVAHLFTPRWETLLDPVVWLEAGTQIFFSLGLAFGGLIAFSSYNPANNNCYRDAILVSLTNCGTSMFAGVVVFSVIGFKATATFDRCTEERNGLISQNKTTNLPVCDLQTELANSASGTGLAFIIFTEAINQFPGAQLWAVLFFLMLFTLGIDSQFGTLEGVVTSLVDMKLFPNLPKEYIVGALCFSCCLISMCFANGAGSYIFQLMDSFAGNFPLLIIALFECLSISYIYGVRRFSDDIEMMTGSRPNFYWMFCWKYLSPCAMVTILLASFYQLLTEGSSYPAWIAAKGSTESMEWPHWCIVIAFFLILSSILWIPIVAILRLCGIKVVEDSDPAWFPEAELKEVHGIVPHEPTELERSIFCFNMDGTEGMCCPKYGLPEKSLEEEE